A window from Vigna angularis cultivar LongXiaoDou No.4 chromosome 7, ASM1680809v1, whole genome shotgun sequence encodes these proteins:
- the LOC108336865 gene encoding uncharacterized protein LOC108336865: MAFEPTKDENGKTKVKDFSDWNADENKRAHYHVRAKNIISSALTIYNFYRISMCATTKEMWDILEVAHEGTNEVKRARKNFLIQQYEMFRMKSDETIYDVQKRFTHIVNHILALGKTFDKEEINIKILKSLNRSW; encoded by the coding sequence ATGGCCTTTGAACCAACCAAAGATGAGAATGGAAAAACCAAGGTTAAAGATTTTTCGGATTGGAATGctgatgaaaataaaagagcTCACTATCATGTTAGAGCCAAGAACATCATTTCTTCTGCACttactatttataatttttatagaatttcCATGTGTGCAACAACCAAGGAAATGTGGGATATCTTGGAAGTAGCTCATGAAGGCACCAATGAAGTCAAGAGAGCAAGGAAGAATTTTTTGATCCAACagtacgaaatgttcaggatgaaaaGTGATGAGACAATATATGATGTGCAAAAGAGGTTCACTCACATTGTAAACCACATTCTTGCTCTTGGGAAGACATTTGACAAAGAAGAGATAAATATcaagattttgaaaagtttgaatAGGAGTTGGTAG